The segment GGCGGCAAGGAGAGTTATTCTGAATGGTTTCTGAGGGGCTTACAAATGAAGGACAGTCTTCGCACCAATTTTTTGAAGAACACCTATGGCGAAAATTTTACCTATAACGACCTGGCCCATGAGTTTAAAGCAGAACTTTTTGATCCGGAAGAATGGGCTGATCTTTTTAAAATGGCGGGGGCAAAATATGTAGTATTGGTGTCCAAACATCACGATGGATATGCCTTATGGCCAAGTAAATACAACAGGAACTGGAATAGTGCAGACAACAAGTCCAAAAAGGGATATTGTGGGAGAACTTACAGAATCTGTAAGGGGTGCAGGATTAAAAATGGGACTGTATTACTCCTTGCCAGAATGGAATCATCCCTTGCACCGCTGGTATGCAGATCCCCATGATAGTATAGGCGAATATGTTGATACCTATATGATCCCCCAATTTAAAGAACTGGTAAGCACCTATAAACCTTCCTTAATCTTTGCTG is part of the Antarcticibacterium sp. 1MA-6-2 genome and harbors:
- a CDS encoding alpha-L-fucosidase, with the protein product MKIILTLFCSLFLATAYGQTSHEEAKKAIENREFPGWFQDAKLGIFVHWGLYSVPAYGGKESYSEWFLRGLQMKDSLRTNFLKNTYGENFTYNDLAHEFKAELFDPEEWADLFKMAGAKYVVLVSKHHDGYALWPSKYNRNWNSADNKSKKGYCGRTYRICKGCRIKNGTVLLLARMESSLAPLVCRSP